The genomic window TCCGCACGCTCCAGCCCAATCCCGGAGGCAGCTTCCGTCGCACCGAGAGGGAGGCGGTCATCGAGGTCGATCTCCGAGTCGAAAGGGTCGACGGCAAGTGGACGGTTCTCGCCAACGAAGCGGCGATCCCCCGGCTGCGGATCAGTGGAGCCTACAAGGACCTCCTCCACGCCAACGGACAGGATCCGGGCCTCCGAAACTACCTCAAGGAGAAGATCCGATCCGGCCGATTCCTCCTCAAGTGCCTGCGCCTCCGTCAGCAGACGCTCTCCCAAGTCGCTTCGGCGGTCGTCGACTGCCAGACGGACTTCTTCGACCACGGGCTGAGCCGCCTCCGACCGCTCACCATGGGTGAGATCGCCCGCCGCGTGGGGATTCACGAGACCACCGTCAGCCGGGCGATCGCCAACAAATATATCGAGACCCCTCATGGGATTTTCGAGCTCAAGTACTTCTTCCGTCCCGGCTATCAGACGGCCAAGGGAGATCTCCTCTCCAATCAGACGATCAAGGCGGCCATCGAGGAGATGGTGCGCAAGGAGGACCCACGCAATCCGCTCTCCGACCAGGATCTCGTCGACGCCTTCCGGGAGAAGGGAATCGTGCTCGCCCGAAGGACGGTGGCCAAGTATCGAGCCGCTCTTAAGATCCTTCCTTCACATCTGCGAAAGTCGGCGGCCTGACTCGGTTCGCCCAAAGACGATCTCGACCGATGCGGGGTGAGCGTCCGCAGGATGCAACCAGCTCGCTCGCGGGATGTCGCCTGCTTGTGGCTTCCTACCTCGCGGGGACGTATCTTCTCCTCGAACCTTCCTCGATTGCCTTTCGCTCTTCGGGCGTATAGGGCGGGACATCGTCCTTTGGCAAAAGGCCCAATTGCTTGTAGGCTTCGATCCATTCTGGAAAATAGGCATCTAACCGCCCGACAATTGCGTATTCGGGTATCGGACGCGAGTTATAATAAGTTCTCCGAGTTAACCGCCTCACTTCCTCAATTCCCCGGATTTGGATCTGCTTCTCGATCCACAGCTTGGCCATCTCGGTTGCCTCGGGCAAGCTTAAGCCTAACTGCGTCCACGCGGGTTGACGATCGCCAAAGGGCTCAGACCACCATGGGACCGTAAGCTCATCCCTTTCTATCCGGACAAAAACGCGCTCTCTCCCAATGCCATGGCGTTCGGCGCGGGGATCCCACATGCAGATCTCGTACCAGCTCACCCCGTCTTTGGCGACGATGTGGCCCATGATCAGCTTCGGTTTTCGCCAAAACAAGTGGTCCCAAAAATCCTCAGGGATGTCGGAGGGCCTAGAGGAGGGGGAGAGGGGGCCCGCCAAGCAGACTGGCGCCATCGTAAACGAGAGGAGCACGGTGGCTGCGAGGGCTCCGCGCCAAAGCCAAGAACCACGTATTGATCCATGATGGCACATGGAGATCAGCGCCGGTGTTAGTAGGCTGAAACCCAAAAGCAGGTAGCGCATCCCCTGCTTCGCCTCTTCGCTGTTTCAAGTGGGTAGAGCGGGAAGATCGAGCCGCAGCTTTCCGGCTTTGAGGAACGCGGCAATTCTTAGGTAGCGGAAGCTCCGAAAGCCTCTGGCCATCCTTTTGGCAAGCTGGATCAGCCCGTTGATCGCTTCGATGGTTCCGTTGGTGATCCGGCTCTGGAGAAAGGCGATGATTCCCCCCAGATGCTCTTTGATGGTTTTGGAGAGTCTTCGGAAGGGGGCAAGCCGACTGCGATCCGCCCACCGGAACCACCAGCGGAGCTCTTGGGGATCCTCCTGGGAGAGGATCTCTTGGAGAGCCTCCCGCAACCCAATGGCTCTTCCCAATCGAGGATAGGCGGCGCAAAGGGAACTCCGCAGACCCTTCTGCTCCTCGCTTCGCGTCCATTCGTTGCCTCGAAGTGCCCAGAGGCTTCCTTTCGGCAGCAACCCTTGACGCCCGAACTCCTTGCGCACCTGGTCGACCGCCTCTCCCGCCATCTGCATGACAGGGAAATGATCAAAAATCCTCTCCGCCTTCGGAAAAAACTCCCGGGCTCCAGAGATGTAGGAGGGGCTCATATCCATGCAGATCGCTTCGATCTGCCCCGGATCGGCATTATGTTCCTTCATCTCCTTGGCGAAGGCCCCCAGAGCCTCCTTTCCTCTC from Methylacidimicrobium sp. B4 includes these protein-coding regions:
- a CDS encoding ISL3 family transposase, producing the protein MDANKLFAAALQLGSEWKVSRSELSAKEHTLKIWLDFQQGHRFPCPECRRASPVHDTVEKRWRHMNFWQYRTELIARVPRIDCPEHGVRLVEVPWARAGSGFTLMMEAVILMLSREMSVSAMAEMLKEQDTRLWRVLGHYVEKAYRREDWSEVKKILVDETSSKRGHRYVTVVTDAESRKLLFLAEGRGKEALGAFAKEMKEHNADPGQIEAICMDMSPSYISGAREFFPKAERIFDHFPVMQMAGEAVDQVRKEFGRQGLLPKGSLWALRGNEWTRSEEQKGLRSSLCAAYPRLGRAIGLREALQEILSQEDPQELRWWFRWADRSRLAPFRRLSKTIKEHLGGIIAFLQSRITNGTIEAINGLIQLAKRMARGFRSFRYLRIAAFLKAGKLRLDLPALPT